TCTTATAGCTTTCATCGGTCTGATTGGCATTGAAGTCACCGGTAAGTATGGTGTATTTCCCTCCTGTGAGTTCTTTCATGCGCTGAATGATAAGGCGGGCACTTTCTCTCCGTGCCACGGCTCCGACATGATCCATATGCGTGTTGAAGAAATAAAACGTCTTTTTCGAAGCCTTGTCTTGGAATTTCCCCCACGTACAAATACGGATACACGCAGCATCCCAGCCTGTTGACGGCTTCTCCGGAGTTTCAGAGAGCCAGAAATAACCACTGTCCAACAGCTTCAGAAGGTCTTTCTTATAAAAGATTGCCGCATATTCTCCGGCTTCCTTGCCATCCTCCCGACCAACACCAATATACCCATAATTATCCAAGCCCTGCAGAAGATCATGGAGTTGATCAGCCAACACTTCCTGCGCACCGAAGATAACAGGCTGTTCGAAATTAATGAAATCACAAAGATGCGGGCATCGTTCTTTCCAGGAATTTCCCTCAGCGATATCATCAGATACATTATAACGGATGTTATATGAGCCTACATATAAAGGTTGCGCCATGAGCGTGCATGTGAATAATAGTGCTATAATAAATACTGTAGTCCTTTTCATTTTATTTTCCTGACTTATTGTTTTTAAGATACCGTGCCTTGATGTCATTTCACTTCTTGAACACTTGCTTCATAGACTGGCCCCGCCAACACTGTGGCATCTTCAGTGAGAAGATATCAGCTATCGTTGCAGCCGTGTCAAACTGCATCATCGTCTCCTTGAATTCCCCCGTATTCTTGATGTCTTTACCAAAGATGATGAAGGGGATTTCGAGTTCCACCAGCAATTTCCCGCCGTGTTTCTTCCCTATTCCGCCATGGTCGGACGTGACGATGATAATGGAGTCATCATATATACCGGCATCTTTCAGCGCCTGAATAATTCTCCCGATATACCCATCTACACGGCTCAGCGTTTTATAATAGGCCGGTGTATCGTGGCCGATGGCATGCCCTGTATGGTCAATCTGGTCGAAGATGACAGCCAGCAGATTAGGTTTCTGTGCCTTGATATACGCTTCTGACATGCGGCAGAGCTGCTCACTGTCTTTTTCATAGTTGGAGGCTACGGCTTCATAATTCACAGAAAGCGTATCAACAAGATAGCGTATGCCGTCCCACTCGGCAAGACAACCGATGACGGCCTTGGGATATTGGCGGTGCAATTCATAGAAAACAGTAGGGAAAACCCCGTGTTCATTCAGCACCATAGACGGAATTTCGGGTACGCGGGAGTTCCAGTTGGTGTATCCGTGCATTTCGGGGGTGGCACCACAGAACATCGTGTACCAGTTTACGGCAGACTCCGAAGGCAGCACACTGCGTTTTTTCAACGTGTAACATCCCCCTCGCATCAGGCTCTGAAGGTTTGGAATGTTTGTTGCCTTAGGCACACTGTAGGCACCCCAACCGTCAAGTCCGATGAGAATGACATGGTTGGCTTTCCATTTTCCCAATACAGGAAGACCGCATAAGACTGCCAACAGCAGACAGATGATTTTCTTTTTCATTGTTTCTTTTTTAGCGTATTGATAGTATTGTATTGTTGAATTATAACCGTGAAGCACCCAAAAGATGATTTCAGTTGCTTTCTTACAGCGTATGCGTTCCCGCCTTGACATGAGTGGTCTGCAGTCTGTCACCCCACATGAGCGTAATTTCCATAGGCGTATTGGTCTTAACCGTTACTTTTGGCTTCTCATCTTTCGATGTTCTCTTTGCCACCTTGATATCTATCAGGCCACTCTGACCAAAGGGATAACGGCAGACTCCATAGGCATCGGTCAGATTAACGTCAATGGTAAGCCTGCTGTCTTCTACGTTTGCACGAATGCCAAAGATATATTCTATCAATTCAGCAATAGGAGGAAGCCCAGTCCAACCCACGAAATCCTTGCGCGCCATAAAGCCAGGAGCAGCATCTTCAGGGGCATAGTATTCCCAGAAAGTACCTGTTTTTCGGAACACTTCCAATACATTATTGTAATGGTTCATTGCAATATCCCATGCCAATTGACGATAACCTTTGTTCACAAGTCCGGAAATGACCATATAATTCGTACCGGGCCATACTCCCCCAACCCAGTAACGGCCGTTACTTTTATATTTTGGATGATCGTAAGAGAGTGATGGAACACGGTGAGGGCGGTTGAACTTGGCAGTGTCCGAGAGGTGACTTACGAGTTTGTCGAGCCTGTCTTTGGGAAGCACATCAGTGTGCAATGCCCAATAAGCATAGATACCTTGCGTGGAACTGAGGCTGTCATTGGCAAACTGATCATAGAGAAAACCATCCTTTTCGCTCCACATATGCTTATTGATATAGTCGGAAAGATTTCTGATATCATCTTCAAATTCTTCGATTTCCTGCCAACGCTCCAAGTAGAATCCCATTTTCAGAAGTATCTTTGCTACCATAATCTGTTGCAGGCAGGCATCGAGCCATATCATATGCCCGTTACTGTAGATGGTGTTATAGCCCTCGGGGACACGTGGCATGTTGTCCATTCCCGTTCCCCAACCACTGCTCCAGTAGGTGCCATTACGCCAAGTACGGTTCAATTTCAGCCATTTGTAATAGGCTGCAAGTACGGGAAAGACCTTATTAAGGCGTGAGTCATCTCCGAACTGAGTGTAATAAAGCCACTCCGACCATGGAAGCAGGTTCGGCCCTGTGCTTGTCGGGTCGTAACGGCCAAAGCAGTCGCTCCCATCTGCACGTATTTCTCTGCATATAAAGCCGTCGGGATGCTGCTTGGCATAAAAGTTATCGAGCGTATTCTGAAAGGGAAAGAAGTTGCGTCCATAGCGACAGAACATCGTGATAAAGGCATCATCCCACATAAAGATATTGCCGTTGTAAGCCGGGGCGATGTAACTTGTAACGAAACCAGAGTCGTCAAGTGGCTGACAGATATTCTTGATGCCCAGCTGCCAGGCCTTCCAATACATGTCAATCTCTGCAGAGTGCCCTTCCCAATAAGGCACAGGAAGTAGCTTTTTAGCCTGTTCGAAAGTGCCGGGCTTATGCTTTACCTGCTTAGTCGTTCGGAAAGAATTCTCTGCAACAAGCGTTTCCATGACATAAGTGTTTTTATATGGCAGCTTGTATAACGGCGAACCAGACGGGATAAGATTTTGTCCTGCCGCGGTGATAACGATGAAAGAACTGATAAAACTGAGGATTTTCCTTTGCATCTTTTCGGTTTGAGGGTTATATTTTCAGTAGTTTCTTGATTTTCCAGAATACTTCTGTATTGTCCATGAAGCCTGTGAACTGTTCTGAGCCAGGGCCAAAAGCATATATGGGGACAATGGTTCCCGTGTGCTCTTTTGTTGAGAAATGTGCAATAACAGTACCAGTTTTCAAGTCTCCCCCATGCACTGTCAGCCCTCCTGTTTCATGATCAGCAGTGATAACGATGAGTGTTTCGCCATCTTTTGCTGCCCATTGCATGATTTTTCCAATGGTTTGGTCGAAGTCTAAGGTTTCTTTCATCAGCATATCAAGCTGATTAAAATGACCGTAATCATCTAACTGTGACCCTTCTATCATCATGAAGAAGCCCTTTTTATTCTGATTTAACAGACTGATTCCTTTGAGAGAAGCACGTGCAAGAAGGTCGCCTCGCTCATCAGGGAGTGGCGTATCAACGTCAAAGGGCACACAATAGACTTTTCCACTTTTGACATTCTGCTGCAGATCTTCAAATGAACGTGAGACATGATAGCCTTTTCTTTGCAGCTCTTTGAAAAGATTTCTGTTGTCATCTCGCTTCTCAAAATACTTTGCTCCACCGCCAAAGACGAAGTCTACCGGACTGTTTATCATCTCTGCAACAAGGTCTTGTTCCTTATCTCTGTCGAGATTATGACTGATAAAATCACAGGGAGTGGCATCCCATAAGCGGCAAGTAACGGCTATACCTGCACTCTTCCCGGCTTCTTTTGCATAGTCAACGAGTGATTTGAGCGGTTTCCCTGCAGGGTCTACACCTACGGCATGATGAGCAGTTTTGTAGCCTGTTGCCAATGAAGTGCCACCAGAACCGGAGTCAGTGATAAGCCGATTGGTCGCCGGAGTCATGGAAAGACCTGTTGCCTGAGCGTTCTCAAGCCACAGATGCCCGTGATTGACCGTCCATGCAGCCTGAATGTGCATGAGACTCATGCCGTCACCAATCATGAGGATGACATTCCTTACCTTCTTTCCCTTGGGTGGCTGAAGCCTTTCTACAGGGTAAGGGCGATCTAAAGTAAAGGTTTGGAGTGCGCCACTTTGGGCATATACAAATAAAGTATGAAACAGAATTGCAGCCAAAATAAAGCCTTTTCTGAGCATCATTGATTGTAATTTATAGACGTTCTTAGACATATCTTATAACCATCTGATTTGCAACACATTATGATTTGAGTCAAATCATGCTATAACTCAAGTCATATTATGCTGTAACTCAAGTCATTTCACGCCATGAAGTGAGGCATATCACATTGGAATTTGAGTCATTATATTTAACTGTCTGAATTATAAAACGTTAGAAGCAGTTCTCCCTGGATAGGAAACTTGCGTATGCAGAGGACATGTTTTGACACATTATCCTCTGCATATTTGTTCTCATTCCTTTATTTCCAGAAACATTTTCCTTGCTCAATCAGAAGTCAGAAGCATACCCCTTGTTCTGTTTCAGCTTGCCGTTCGATTTGATTACCTGATTGATTTCATAAGGCAAAACGCTGTAAGTGCCGCCAGGTTCATACTCCTTGGCATCACCTTGCCCCGCACCGATAACGATAACGCCTTGATAGGTCTTCCCGTTTATGGTGAGAGTCTTGCCATTAACCATATCAACAGGGGAGTTGGGATTTGTGCGGTCAACATGTTTGATACCGTGCTTTGCACCTTTAATCTTCGCAAGTGCATCAATATTCCAGTCTGCATTACCTCCGGCAGCCCATCGTTTGAGGTCCATCAATCTATCAGTCCACTCAAAAGCAAGTTCACAACGGCGTTCGTGCATGAGGTTCATCATTGTGGGAGCGGTATAGGTAACTCCTTCATGGGCACGCATTGCAATCCGATTGAGTGGTTCTGCGGCTGCAGCATTCTGTCCCTGCATAATCAAAGCCTCGGCCTTGAACAGCAGTAATTCTGAAAAACGCATCAACGGAACATTGAGATCAGTAGTAGGTCGGTCTCCATTCGTTGAGATGTGAGTGTTCTCATAACCTGTAATCTTTCCATTGGCATCACGCAATATCTTCCCATAAGAGAAGGGATCCATGTATTTCTTAAAGGCGAAGCCTACTTCTATGTCAGAACTTGAGTACCATTTCCAGTTCTCTCCGAAATATTTGAAGGGGTCACCATATTGTAATAAGGTAGCATCACGGCGCTGATCCAGATTGTTGTACTCTGCATAAAGTTCCAATGTAGGCTTCATGTAGCCCCAACCGTTGAACACTCCCCACCCTTTGTTCTCAAGAGAAATGCCAGGGAAGATACTGCCGGCATAATTACTTCCTTTAGAATTGATAGACCAGATATACTCCTTACTCCATTCATTTTCAGCTTTGAAGACATCAGCATAACTGTCAAGCAGACCGCGTTCTCCTTCATTCTGGATTTTATCGACTATGGAAGGTATCTTTGCCCACAGGCTCTTGTCATGCTGTGCCCAGTAAGCATAGGTTTTTACCATGTAACCCAATGCCGCATCTTTCGTGGCTCTTCCATAGTTGTCGGTCGAATAGTTCTTGAACCAGTCAAGATTGTCAGCCGCCTTCTGAAAGTCTTCAACAATC
The nucleotide sequence above comes from Segatella oris. Encoded proteins:
- a CDS encoding endonuclease/exonuclease/phosphatase family protein — protein: MKRTTVFIIALLFTCTLMAQPLYVGSYNIRYNVSDDIAEGNSWKERCPHLCDFINFEQPVIFGAQEVLADQLHDLLQGLDNYGYIGVGREDGKEAGEYAAIFYKKDLLKLLDSGYFWLSETPEKPSTGWDAACIRICTWGKFQDKASKKTFYFFNTHMDHVGAVARRESARLIIQRMKELTGGKYTILTGDFNANQTDESYKMFSESGFLRDCYVNAHQRMAPAGTWNDYMQDYPGMARIDHIFVTKDFDINHYGIFTNSYWLGKTRRNISDHYPVMVKLQMN
- a CDS encoding alkaline phosphatase; amino-acid sequence: MKKKIICLLLAVLCGLPVLGKWKANHVILIGLDGWGAYSVPKATNIPNLQSLMRGGCYTLKKRSVLPSESAVNWYTMFCGATPEMHGYTNWNSRVPEIPSMVLNEHGVFPTVFYELHRQYPKAVIGCLAEWDGIRYLVDTLSVNYEAVASNYEKDSEQLCRMSEAYIKAQKPNLLAVIFDQIDHTGHAIGHDTPAYYKTLSRVDGYIGRIIQALKDAGIYDDSIIIVTSDHGGIGKKHGGKLLVELEIPFIIFGKDIKNTGEFKETMMQFDTAATIADIFSLKMPQCWRGQSMKQVFKK
- a CDS encoding MGH1-like glycoside hydrolase domain-containing protein, with the translated sequence MQRKILSFISSFIVITAAGQNLIPSGSPLYKLPYKNTYVMETLVAENSFRTTKQVKHKPGTFEQAKKLLPVPYWEGHSAEIDMYWKAWQLGIKNICQPLDDSGFVTSYIAPAYNGNIFMWDDAFITMFCRYGRNFFPFQNTLDNFYAKQHPDGFICREIRADGSDCFGRYDPTSTGPNLLPWSEWLYYTQFGDDSRLNKVFPVLAAYYKWLKLNRTWRNGTYWSSGWGTGMDNMPRVPEGYNTIYSNGHMIWLDACLQQIMVAKILLKMGFYLERWQEIEEFEDDIRNLSDYINKHMWSEKDGFLYDQFANDSLSSTQGIYAYWALHTDVLPKDRLDKLVSHLSDTAKFNRPHRVPSLSYDHPKYKSNGRYWVGGVWPGTNYMVISGLVNKGYRQLAWDIAMNHYNNVLEVFRKTGTFWEYYAPEDAAPGFMARKDFVGWTGLPPIAELIEYIFGIRANVEDSRLTIDVNLTDAYGVCRYPFGQSGLIDIKVAKRTSKDEKPKVTVKTNTPMEITLMWGDRLQTTHVKAGTHTL
- a CDS encoding alkaline phosphatase, whose translation is MMLRKGFILAAILFHTLFVYAQSGALQTFTLDRPYPVERLQPPKGKKVRNVILMIGDGMSLMHIQAAWTVNHGHLWLENAQATGLSMTPATNRLITDSGSGGTSLATGYKTAHHAVGVDPAGKPLKSLVDYAKEAGKSAGIAVTCRLWDATPCDFISHNLDRDKEQDLVAEMINSPVDFVFGGGAKYFEKRDDNRNLFKELQRKGYHVSRSFEDLQQNVKSGKVYCVPFDVDTPLPDERGDLLARASLKGISLLNQNKKGFFMMIEGSQLDDYGHFNQLDMLMKETLDFDQTIGKIMQWAAKDGETLIVITADHETGGLTVHGGDLKTGTVIAHFSTKEHTGTIVPIYAFGPGSEQFTGFMDNTEVFWKIKKLLKI
- a CDS encoding RagB/SusD family nutrient uptake outer membrane protein; its protein translation is MKMNNICLAVLLVAGILTSCTGDWLDTVKEGTPNEGNFWKNDADYIKAVTTLYDCYSYEETWGRDLYYEQGGADDIVYGRSRGNSQMNLAKLKMDGSSEGSIKWVYNQMYETMSAANNVIYHALLIPEAQRSAIQKRSLGEAYFMRAFTHYMIAYRYGRPDNGVPFVKYEDFTDYGKQVNDVPTQQVTVMDNYRLIVEDFQKAADNLDWFKNYSTDNYGRATKDAALGYMVKTYAYWAQHDKSLWAKIPSIVDKIQNEGERGLLDSYADVFKAENEWSKEYIWSINSKGSNYAGSIFPGISLENKGWGVFNGWGYMKPTLELYAEYNNLDQRRDATLLQYGDPFKYFGENWKWYSSSDIEVGFAFKKYMDPFSYGKILRDANGKITGYENTHISTNGDRPTTDLNVPLMRFSELLLFKAEALIMQGQNAAAAEPLNRIAMRAHEGVTYTAPTMMNLMHERRCELAFEWTDRLMDLKRWAAGGNADWNIDALAKIKGAKHGIKHVDRTNPNSPVDMVNGKTLTINGKTYQGVIVIGAGQGDAKEYEPGGTYSVLPYEINQVIKSNGKLKQNKGYASDF